Proteins encoded together in one Nostoc sp. PCC 7524 window:
- a CDS encoding L-threonylcarbamoyladenylate synthase: MAKIIAVHPENPQSRRIEEIRATLSSGAVMLYPTDTVYAIGCDLNVKSAVERVRQIKQLANDKPLTFLCPSLSNVATYAFVSDTAYRIMKRLIPGTYTFLLPATKLVPKLVQSPKRKTTGIRVPNHNVCLALLSALGNPIISTSAHLPPDEVDNGKVSLHSELRLSRVELFDRLDKLVDVIVDTGQEPTYEVSTILDLTGDEPMITRRGLGWEAVSAWV, translated from the coding sequence ATGGCAAAAATTATCGCCGTCCATCCGGAGAATCCCCAAAGCCGCAGAATAGAGGAAATAAGGGCAACGCTTTCTAGTGGCGCGGTTATGCTCTATCCTACAGATACAGTCTATGCGATCGGTTGTGATTTAAATGTCAAATCTGCGGTGGAACGAGTGCGTCAAATTAAGCAGTTAGCAAACGACAAACCACTCACATTTTTATGTCCTTCTCTTTCCAATGTAGCTACTTACGCTTTTGTGAGTGATACAGCCTACCGGATTATGAAGCGACTAATACCAGGAACATATACATTTTTGCTACCTGCTACTAAGTTAGTACCAAAACTGGTACAAAGTCCGAAACGCAAAACTACCGGGATTCGCGTACCGAATCACAACGTCTGTTTAGCATTACTGTCAGCTCTAGGAAATCCCATTATTTCGACTTCAGCACATCTGCCACCCGATGAAGTAGATAATGGCAAAGTCAGTTTACATTCAGAATTGAGATTGTCACGCGTGGAGCTATTTGATCGTTTGGATAAGTTAGTAGATGTAATCGTAGATACAGGTCAGGAACCAACATATGAGGTATCTACGATTTTAGACTTAACGGGAGATGAACCCATGATTACTAGA
- the larC gene encoding nickel pincer cofactor biosynthesis protein LarC produces the protein MSKIAYLQCPTGISGDMCLGALVSLGVPLEYLTEKLNNLGIAPEYKLRVELVQRNGQQATKVHVDLVEHDHDHHHHHEHHHGRHLPEIERMILQAGLPSRAEAWSLAVFRQLAVAEGAVHGIAPEKVHFHEVGAVDAIVDIVGTCLGLDWLGIDNDAAGLPLLYCSAFPTGGGTVRAAHGQMAVPVPAVLKLWEMRNCPVYSNGIDRELVTPTGAAIATTLAKGFGATPPITIKQIGLGAGTINLPIPNILRLWLGESASSQSNFMDSAGTSPNLETISVLETQIDDLNPQAIGYVFEALFVAGAVDVFTQPIGMKKSRPGILLTVICHPENFSDCEAVLFRETTTLGIRRTTQQRNILAREIQPIETKYGTVRIKVAWQGQSSDKRIANVQPEYEDCAELARKYNLPWREIHQMALHSWQSTLEP, from the coding sequence ATGAGCAAAATTGCTTATCTTCAATGTCCAACAGGTATTTCTGGTGATATGTGCTTGGGAGCCTTGGTGAGTTTAGGTGTTCCCCTAGAATATTTAACCGAAAAACTCAATAATTTGGGAATTGCCCCAGAATATAAGTTGAGAGTGGAACTGGTGCAAAGAAATGGCCAGCAGGCGACTAAAGTCCATGTAGATTTAGTAGAGCATGACCATGACCATCATCACCACCACGAACACCATCATGGCCGTCACTTGCCAGAAATTGAGCGGATGATTCTTCAAGCTGGTTTACCATCACGGGCTGAGGCTTGGAGTTTGGCAGTATTTCGCCAATTAGCGGTAGCTGAAGGCGCAGTACATGGGATTGCTCCAGAAAAGGTACATTTTCATGAAGTGGGTGCTGTAGATGCCATTGTGGATATTGTCGGTACTTGCTTGGGTTTAGATTGGTTGGGTATTGATAACGATGCAGCAGGATTACCCCTTCTTTATTGTTCAGCATTTCCTACGGGTGGGGGAACTGTACGCGCTGCCCACGGCCAAATGGCAGTACCAGTTCCAGCCGTTTTGAAGTTATGGGAAATGCGGAATTGTCCTGTTTATAGCAATGGTATTGATCGGGAACTGGTGACACCAACAGGAGCTGCGATCGCCACTACCTTAGCTAAAGGATTTGGTGCAACACCACCAATCACCATCAAACAGATAGGATTAGGAGCCGGTACAATCAATCTCCCTATTCCCAATATACTACGCCTGTGGCTGGGTGAAAGTGCTAGCTCACAGTCAAATTTCATGGATTCTGCGGGAACTAGCCCAAATTTAGAAACTATCTCGGTACTAGAAACTCAAATTGATGATTTAAATCCCCAGGCTATAGGTTATGTATTTGAAGCGTTGTTTGTAGCTGGCGCTGTGGATGTCTTTACCCAACCCATAGGCATGAAAAAATCCCGTCCAGGGATTCTACTCACCGTGATTTGCCATCCAGAAAACTTCAGCGATTGTGAAGCAGTTTTATTCCGCGAAACCACCACTTTAGGCATCCGTCGCACTACCCAGCAACGGAACATCTTAGCCAGAGAAATTCAACCAATAGAAACGAAATACGGCACTGTACGAATTAAAGTAGCATGGCAAGGACAATCATCAGATAAACGCATTGCTAACGTCCAGCCAGAGTATGAAGATTGTGCAGAATTAGCCCGCAAATACAATCTTCCTTGGCGGGAAATTCACCAGATGGCACTACACAGTTGGCAATCCACTTTAGAGCCATAA
- a CDS encoding DUF6658 family protein, whose translation MDSLISLWKKLRLRQVLTVFLAGLLLVFSTACTQANPQGSNPRNPAVQAGGANNPYKNGGDNYTKYRMSTDPKINQEKDRASLQINPQVLIAVNRESELLYPGAETPTGRVIKEGELPIITGKDFQQPKPGGLIQREPDVGTRIQERIGTVQENVKEASGFLKEKADEASARPELQKNPAVGR comes from the coding sequence GTGGACAGTCTAATATCTTTATGGAAAAAGCTACGACTGCGCCAAGTTTTAACTGTATTTTTGGCTGGTCTATTGTTAGTATTTAGCACTGCTTGTACTCAAGCAAATCCTCAAGGGTCAAATCCCAGAAATCCTGCGGTACAAGCTGGCGGCGCTAATAATCCTTATAAGAATGGTGGAGACAACTATACCAAATATAGGATGTCTACCGACCCCAAGATTAATCAGGAAAAAGACCGAGCTAGCTTACAAATAAATCCACAAGTTTTGATTGCTGTTAATAGAGAATCTGAACTACTCTACCCTGGTGCTGAAACACCCACAGGCAGAGTAATTAAAGAAGGGGAATTGCCCATCATTACTGGAAAAGACTTCCAACAGCCCAAACCAGGCGGTTTAATTCAGCGTGAACCAGATGTAGGCACTCGCATTCAAGAACGAATTGGAACTGTCCAAGAAAACGTGAAAGAGGCTTCTGGTTTTTTAAAGGAAAAAGCCGATGAAGCAAGTGCTAGACCTGAATTACAAAAGAATCCCGCAGTTGGTAGATAG